ATTAGAAGTGGCGGGACCCGTTTTGCCCCTTTCTTGAACCGTCAATACTGTTCTAAGCACGACAGGAGTTGGTGTGAGTTCGTTGTGTGTATTTGTTAACTGAATCGGGAATACTTCCTTTATTCTAATCTTACTGTCTGCAAAATTTAAATGCTTTCCTGCTGGAAAATGAACCTTTTGGTTTTGGAGCTTTTACATAAGATGGCGTCTCAGTTCAGcgctttttttgggtttttgtggAACCGTACATCGTGTGAGGCCTAACCTGACTATGTGACTATATTGGAGATTGGGTGCTGAAAGGAGGATTGTTGAATGGGTTTCACTGTTGACGTTTGTCTGAACTGCTGTCTGGTTTGTTTCCTTGGGGAGGTAATTGCTGATGGCCACAGACTAAGATATGCTAGAGATTCTTCTTTTACTCAAAATGGGTATGTCAATAAATGTTCTTCAATGCTAGTGTATTAATTCGTTGGGGATGCCAAGAAGTTTTTGAAGCCTCTagtttctcttttgattttgactATGTTTCATCACAGTATAGAGTGGACCTTTTAGATTAGCAAAACCTTAGTCTTATCTGAGAGGGTGATGGTTGTCAAACTTGCAATCTCAAACGAGTGACGTGTGTTAATATTGGTAGAAAAGTTGTACTTTTGAATCATGCTAACTGCTAATTAAACCTCCTCTTTGGCTATgtaattgtttcaatttgacttgCAGCAGGCCTCTTGATTTTGTGTGAAGCTTGTGCTTCATAATTGAAGTCAATAAAAGGAAAGCAATTAGAATCATGCAACTGTATCATCACCCATATTCATTGGACAGCCAAAAGGTAAGGCTGGCTTTGGAAGAGAAGGGCATTGATTACACATCCTTCCATATGAATCCGATAACAGGCAAAAATTTGAGGCCTTCCTTCTTCAGAATGAACCCGACTGCAAAACTCCCCGTTTTCCAGAATGGTTCGCATGTCATCTTTGATACTATTGAAATCATTCAGTAAGTCTCATCCTATTCTTACAGCAtacttgttcttcttttgataTGGTTATGACGGATGTTTGTTTGATCTAATTTTCAACTGTTTTGGCATGTGATAATGAGAAATATCAGCTTCTCTAGCTAAGTATGCCAAATAAAAGTATTTCTGGATTTCTGAGTAACTGAATGTATCTGTTGACAGGATGGGGTATTGTGCTCTATTATGTACCATATTCTTTGCAGATTTATTCTGTCTGTCTgtcttcattctcttcttttgtgGAAGTTTATAATGCTTTAGAAATTTACAGGTATATAGAGAGAAATGCAGTTGTCTCTGTTAATAATGATAGCATCGCCTTCAGCAGTGATGAGGTCATTCAATGGATGCATAAAATACAGGAGTGGAATCCAAAGTTTTCACATTATCCCACGTCCCTGAGAAGTATCGGCAAGCAGTGTCCAAGTTTTTAGGAGAGTCTTGATTGCTCGGATGGCCGAGTCACCTGACCTGGCAAGTTCCTACCACCGCAAGCTAAAAGAGGCATATCACACCGAAGAGAAGCTGAGAGACCCAGAGGTTGTAAGGCGGAGCAAGGAACATCTAATCAGACTTCTCGATGAAATTGAGGACAGTTTGAGCAAGACTTATATTGCAGGGGAAGAGTTCAGCATGGCAGACAGGTTGAGCAAGACGGCTTATATTGCAGGGGAAGAGTTCAGCATGGCAGACGTAATGTTCATTCCGGTGCTAGCTCGTTTGGCACTCTTGAATTTGGAAGACGAGTATATAAACAGTAGGCCAAACATGGCCAAATACTGGAGTTTGGTTCAACAAAGGCCTTCCTACAAAAAAGTGATAGGAAGATACTTTGGCGGCTGGAGGAAGTACAGGACCCTGGCTAAAACTTGGTGCTTCATTTGGCTGAGGAACACGCTGAAGAAGTATTAACTTCTTGACGCTGTAGGAATATCTCAAAACTGTAAAAGGAGGGTGGGGAAAGCTTTGGCTGTGAAAAGTCTTTAGGCAAAATTTACCTTTTGAATTGCTGTAAATAGGTTCTGTAGTGTTTCCTCTCTTAGTGTTGAAAGAGCAGGCAGTTGAATTTTTCATGTACTGGACTGCTTTCTGTTCTGTATTCCCTTTAAGGTTGAAATAATTATGTAGAAAACAAGCatgttatgaaaataaaaaattgtaaaggtTCGATTATTTTGATTGCAAGCAGTGAACTTCATTGAGTTTGCAGTCTTAGAGCACAGTTCATCCGTATTCTAGATCTTTAAGATTCCTGATCTTTAGTAAAAGTTGGTGCAATTTAGTATATCATAAGGCAGAGTAATGCTGCTGTAATTAGATGTCAAGAGTTATGAGCAAAAGAGAGTTGATTGAAGCACTCCCTTGGCGAACCGCAACGATTCCATATCTGAGTCCCGGATGAGGGACCAGGCCACACATCTTGTGAATAGCTTGGACCGACAAACATGTTGAGATGTATGAAATTTTCGTTTAAGGGCGCACATATGAGCATGTTGAAAAAATTTGATACAAACTTTAATTACAACATTTTCTACGAAATATGCTATATGATCATGctaaaaatgtttgtcttcactaaccatgaacaaaataaaattaatgagcatttcataagaattagaattcaatatcaattttaaactttattaaaaaaatttaaaaataaaaaataaaaaataaaatagaaatttttttgtcgtttaccaaacgtgtttacgttcttttttcattctaggaacagaaatcgactgctgttaccaaacatgtttatgtttttttattccaaaaatagttttttacacttaccaaacacgttcttttgttCGAACTGttagaacagaaacactttttgttttgttccaggaacaaaaaaaagcagTGTTTCCATGCGCACCCGAAAAATGAAACTCTCTTTTATACTAATTCCGGACGGCCACCTTGAATGGtatttttcgagtttccatcTTCCGTCGCATTAAATCAAGGCTGCAAATCAAAGCGAGATTTCGCAATCAActcaattttgctccgatttattccgttttataaaaattcttgCCATTTGTTcacctgatttttaattgtttctgcATTTATCGAAATCTGAATgctcatcagaatttcaaatttccttgcatacttcaatcaaatcaatttcccccaatttcatttttttctttttatttgtccaaaaaatgcaatttttattttccttattttcctagatttgctaaaaataggtgtcaacacatgGTGAATACACTTTTAATTAGCAATTTTCAGAATTTCACATGCTTCTTGTGAAGATGATATGCAAACATAACGACTCAGCAAGTAATAAATATTGAAGTGATcataggaatcacatcacataaGGCACTAGAAAAAGATGGTATGAACCATGTGCTATGTTGTACTCCATCGAATAagttttgtttcagaaataaatgTTGACTCAGGACAAATAGCAATTCGAACCTAACAAACTGACAAAATTAGAAGACCCCTTGTTTCAAAGAGAGGAGGACGGAAAATCCTATTGATTGCAACTTTCTCCAGACCtacttttcatatatattaaaaaaggaaaaaaaaggaaaatgtctttATCAGGCATGCTTATGATCTTACATTAAAGAAACTAAATGTTGTCAagaccaattaaaaaaaaaaaaagtgggcaGAAAGGTAGTCAAGGACCTGTGGGGCCAATGAGGTGCGAGTTATCTTGGCTCTCTAGCGGCAAAACTAGCATAGGTTTGAGGGAGACGAGTCCAATTCGTGAATGTGAGTTAAAGGATTTCGTTTTTTGGttactttaacaaaaattaaagcaaaaaaaaaaaaaccaattgacCGACGTCTAAAACAATAGTACGTGCGTGAGGGCTAGTGTACTTTAATGTGCatgtaagaaaaaaaacaaaaacaaactcAAAATGACAGAACTTTCGGGTAGTGATAGTCATaatatgcaaaagaaagaaagaaaatgaggacatttttttgacaaaaagaagTCATGATattccaaagaaagaaagaagggcaATAACTCATTGATTTCAGATGCCATTTACTAGAGGGTTAATactaagaaaaatatcaaaatgatatacctataataaatttattttaaattaataacaaaaatctttaaccgatatatttatgataaatttataatcatacacttataataaatgaatggtaaaaccccaaactgatacatatGTTATTTAACTCAgtaatttaatggtaaaatttaacgaatgattaaatgtattaattttgggttctttgtgattaaaaaattaatttgaggtaacaTTGTTATAGGTATATCAATTCATTCGatatttttcgtgatattaaccctttaCTGAAAGCCACAATCAAGGATTTTATTGGGGAGCTAATGGAGTATATTTTAACTGAGTTGATAATCCCAGTTAATAATATACTACAGGGGAAAGATATCCaaaaactaataataataaaaagtggtTGGTCCCACGACCATTGACCGGTCAAATAGAACGGCTTTGaccaaataaatataattttttgctCGAATGTGAAACGGAGGAGCATTTTCGATCACTTTTCAATTGTTTGAACCAGCTTTAAAGTGACTGTGTTCCAAGGAGTCGCCTAATAGTCTGCCTTGATTTTAGTTCCAAATATGTTGATCCTTCAAGGTCGAGTTTCCAACTGgagataattttgaaatttcacaaaaacTGATTTTACAGTAAGAAATGACTCCTTATCTCCATTCAAGATCATATTATTATTAGCAAAGTATGAGTGAGTACGGCCAAACAGAATTATGAGTGCAtaatcttgattttcttgtgcatcggtttaaatttcaattgcTTATTCTCTGCTGCAGAATTTTAGGGAAAACTTGCACTGTCATCTGTCATCAGTCTGACTAATGAAGAGGTGGGCCTTGCATGAGCTTTGTTTTTATCTTTGGAAAGAAATGAAGACCGGAAGGAAAGGAGAAGATGTGAATAAATGAAGGAAGAAACCTTTGGGTGCGATGTGTGGAGGTGGTGGTAGTGCTTTGTTTTGggatttataatttttgccaaattttttagacaaaaatattCAGGTTTCCATCTGTTGGACCAATCATACACTTGCCAGTTAtcaaaaaattggccaatcaGCAAGCTTTGTCTCCTATGTGAGATTGATTTAGTCATTTTAGGTAATTATTTGATTGTATTTagtttaggctttttttttgtagaaCGAGTTTCATTCATCTCCTTGTTTAACATTTCCCGAATAATAACAACCAAGCCATTTCtgtttataataaaataataataataataataataataataataataataataataataataataaaatgcaaTGGGAATGAGCCACCGGAGTCAAGCCTTGGAATAGCGCAAGATATGAGCATGTAGAAGGAACAAAGTGGTGGGGGCCACCtgcccatcaaaatcaacttgatctttttctcttttctgagCAAAGCCGCATGGATGGAAGCTATTCCGAAACTGATGGAGCAAACATTTCCTTCCGCTTTTGACTGAGcaacaaagacaaaaaaaaggtgAGATATCATCAAATCACGTGAAACTCATAATGATCGGTATAATTATTGCACTTAATTGACATTAGTGACGTTTATATGCagcataaatttagataataacaaaataagctAAACTCTATATGTAATGCATCCCATGTTAGTGGATGCTTTACActtttgaaatatcatttttcgtTAAAGTCTAAAAGCAAAAATCTTCTTTTGGACTAAATAATCTGAACATGACGTTTTCTTTTACACCTAGTCAAGTATTTCTTACAAATTCTCATACCAAGTATCcaatgcttttgaaaatgactaacactttgatttgataaGGAATGACATTACCAAGCATATGAATTCCAAAAAAGCATCCAATGAATAATAACCTAGTCGAGCGAAAGATCCATCACTCCAAAGTAATAGAAGATAAACTATTGGTGTACCAATTAATCATATAGAGGTGCTCTTCTAGAAAATTTCTTGTGTCTTTGAATTTATACATTAGAACCTACCGCATTactttcaattgaacaaaaagcTTGATCTATTCTCATGCCCGAGctatgaaaggaaaaaggtaaTCCTTATCCAATTTGTAATTAGATTGCCTAATGCATAGAAAATGCGAAACCGATTGTTGGTGAAGACGTGCTCATATCAAAGCCCTTCTCTCAAATCAACACAAGTATCTACATACATGGATGACTAATAATTCAGTTAACAATAAATCAACGTTAAACAAACATTCGTATCGATCATACGTCCAACTAACGCAATAAATGCGATTTTCAATGAAGAAAAGTTTCATGCGCATATCATTAACTTTTTTAGGCACACACACATTATAATATTACCGAAATACTTATAATATTCTGTGTTTTAGGGGCCGTTTTGAAATTCTTTAAAAGTTACTCAAGGAAAACAACtataattttaaattgtaaGTAGCATATTGAGTGAGCTTTATAATTAGCAAATGTGAATTAGGGTCAACATGGACCTAGTTCTACATTTTTTTAGTATAGTTGTGAAAACTTCTTTTAGATGAATATAGTGTGTATAGTCTTTTGAAGTCCCTTTAGTCAAAATCACGGAAAAAAGAACTAGTGACTTTTACTTCTtcgaaaaagtgaaaatattgatGTGAAATGACACCACTTGAAATTATCAAGCTCATGGTTAGAATCTTCCGTACAACATCATCTATATGCGATGGACGGATATGCCGTGTGAATGCACTTGGATCCATGTAGCCAAAGTTTCTGCATAAGagaaaatttttttccaaatccagCGTGTGAATGCATTGGGAATTTGGGATTATAGCAGTCAAAGTAAGATCACGCGTGAAAtaagagagggaagaaaatttccaaatctagcATGTGAATCGCACATGGATTGATGCAGCCACAGTTGGAGCACGCGTggaaaacataaaatttgacATTCCTAAAGAGGATCCACCAAATAAAGACACAGTGATTGCACTTTTAATTAGCAATTTCTGCAATTTCACATACTCCTTGTGAAGATGATCTACCAGACACAGTGATTCAATAGGTAGTAACCATTGAAGGGATCATATGAACCACATATATCACATGAGGTACGAGAAAAACAGAATACAAACCATGTACTCCATTGAATAAGTtttgtttcgtaaaaaaatGTCAACTTAGGACAAATAGCAAATAGAACCTCCCAATGATTTATCAGCTCATGATCTCACATTAAAGGACTGCATCACTATTTGCTTCTCCTGGTGTGTTGTCCTTACAACCCACAATTCCATTTATGCAAAACCAAAACCGGTACACTGGTACAAAAGACCACAGCCTTCATGCTTGATTTACCTTTACCTTTTTGGGTATCAAAGGAGGACGAATGCTTTTATCCCATCGTACTTTGGCTCAGTGCACAAACACCATATAATACACGAATTTGATCTCATGGTGGCATGTAGCCAAGACAAAAGAATTAGCATCTAAGCATTTGTAGTCTAATTACATCCATAAGGAAAAGTATTGTATAGATTGATTCTATGAATTAGATATGGTGCCATTTGATTTTCAGATAAgcccaaaatgaaaatgattgataTTGTATATTTATGTTCTTTGATACACTGAAAAACCCAAGAGTATGTTACGAGCAGATGAGTATATAAAAGGGAAAGGGCCTCTAGGTAATAGTTTTTTCTGCCAAATTACGAGCAGATGAGTatatagaaagggaaagggccTCTCTAGGTAATGATATTTTCCATCGGAAGCAAATCTGCAGCATCGGGTAAAGTAAGATAAGAAAGGCAATCTTTtatttcattataattattacgAACCTCGAAGCAGagcaaaagtcaaaaaagaaaaacttaataGTCAAAAAGAAACGTTCAATAACAATGAGGAACGATCAAAACGGCACTGTTGCTAAACCAAAGGAGTAAGGACTAGCCTATTAGCTTAGTGACAGTGCCGTTAGGCATGCTGTCCTTACTGTGAGCATTTCACCCACTTTCATTCATTCCAGACGCGAGGGGTTATTATACCTATTTATTCAATAGTAACTGGAATCGAAATTTTTATGTTGTATCTACCTTCATTACCGTTAGGCtctattattttctatttatctttatcttCCTAATAAAGAGAGAATATACGGGTGACATTACGGAGTCTTCTACCTCTAAACAGATCtctcatatatattttttcttttgagccttttaaggacttgtTCAATCCTTGACGTCAACAATGAGGAATGATCAAAATGAAtggggttaataccttgaaaaaccttaagctggtacacttgtgacaaatttaccaaaaaccatttttttgaccaccaaaaaccccaaactggtatacctttgataaatttacccaaaactggtacacttgtgacaaatttaccctatgttagttttcgttaaattttattctcaaattattaagttaaatgacacatgacagttaaccggtataccaatttaggattttacgctccgtttgtcaccgtttacaatttttgtgatttttttgtggtattaatccaatttagcatagggtatatttgtcacaaatttactattttaggttttttttttttttttgcagtcaaataaattagtttggggtaaatttatcataaatgtaccagtttagggtttttatagtcaatcggggtaaatttgtcacgggtataccggtttggggtttttcatgatcaaaaaaatagtttggggtaaatttgtttgGGGTTTTCAGGGTATTAGCCCAAATGAATGTCCCACTAAATAAGAAATATGCATTTCCCGGGATTATAAAAGGGAATGCGATGATGACAAATGGGAATCACATGAAGGAGCAAAtagaaattagtttttttttttttttttttttttttgtgaatctttcttggttttcaaattaaaaagcgggttaataccctgaaaaactccaaactggtacacatatgacaaatttatccaagaCTATTTtgttgaccacaaaaaacctcaaattggtatacctttgacaaatttaccccaaactgatacacttgtgacaaatttaccctctgttagttttcgttaaattttactatcaaattattaagttaaatgacatatGACAATtgactgatataccaatttgggattttacgctccgtttgtcataatttacaatttttgtgattttttgtggtattaatacaattttgcgagtatatttgtcacaaatttaccagttttgggtttttttcgcggtcgaataaattagtctgtggtaaatttgtcataaatgtaccaatttaaggttttttatggttagtaggagtaaatttgtcacatgtgtatcaGTTTcaggtttttcaaggtattcttctagaaaatttctaatttctttgaatttatacATTAGAACCAACTGCATTATTTTCAACTGGATAAAAAGCTCAATCTATTTCCATTACAAAAGGTCATAAAATTGTCTAACGACTATTGCTTTAAGAAATGTGGGGAAAAGGGCAAAAGTATACATGTGCCTCTTTGCATTTGGCACGTAAAATGTATCTGGTTCCTTCTTTGACACTTTTGATCATTCTATTGTTTAAGTATGTATTTGTGATGAAAGTGTATCATCAACTCTATTAATTTATCAACATGTGATGCTGTCATATTTAGCTCTAAAAATTCATATAAACATGAGCAATATTTTTGCCCAAATGTTGAATATGCTTCATAGTATTAAGTATTTATGCACAAATATAAGTTAAGCAATTTATTAAATACATTATatgcatataaataaaaaggagtAGTGATAGAGGAATGTGGAACCATTTTATAGTGGTGCAATCCAATTGGGTGCCCACTTAATTTTTAGAGACTGTTTAAGAGTTATGCCTAAGCAACTATACTTGAAGCCTTGAATAAAGATTGGTTTACGATGAAGCCAACATTCATTTATAAGCACGGAACTCTCTTTTACAAAGAAATGCTCTCATAAGATTGATCTCTCAAGAATTTGATTGCAAAGTTTGTACATGAGGGATATTGCAAGTACTGCTATGgtacaaaaaaaacaaaaaaactgtTAGGCAAAAAGAGTCACCGATCATCCGATTTTCTAGTAAGGAGTCATTGGCACTTTCATGAAATATATAGTAtgcttccatcaaattttgtgTGAAAAAAACAATGTGTATAATTTACTTAATTAAATAGAATGTATCACGTACGTTTGAGTTCAGACAAATGGAGTCCCCACCCATTGAATAAAACATGTGAATGGAAGTGGtgtccattaattcaagttttgtCGTCACTCCGCTACTTTTTTTTGTGCGTGAAGAGTGGAGCGTCGGTGTACTGTTAGCTTTCTCAATCGGACAGCCTTTGTCTAGTCATGAAGTGGGAGAATATAATTTGGGACAATGGCCGACGTTACTCAATTTGTTGGAGTTATCTATAAATAAGACCAAGGACAAGAGCTAGACATAGAATGTTAATGGAGATGTCTAATAGAGAAgaatacaaataaaataaaagagatgtaacccaaaaaaagaagaaaaatgaaacaataaaaaagaagagagaggagactTATAATTCTTGAGGATGGTTGTGAATGTTTGGTTCAGGTGAATATGACGTGTAGGAGACTTTTACTGCAAATACTTGCATGGTTTGATTTACATTAATCCATTATTGGAGCCTCAAGGAGATACGAAATGGCGAATGGTGATGATGAATGCTTTGAAGTGCAAGGACCGTCACTATCCAAGTGGCTTGGTTTCGCACTCGGGTGCAAGTTTTGcttgattttcatgaagaaTATTTCTTTAATGAAATGCTAAAATTGACCGTGTCGATTATTTTGCAGCAAAAGAAGTGACACCTGCACTGGGTCTCGTTTTCGGGAAGCTCGCCCAAAAATATTGGGTCGAAATCACAGCTTGTTGGCTTTCAAAGTTTTCTTTGGTCGAAATGGCGGGTAAAAGGGGTCATGCGACTGTTACTTCCCCGGAAAAATTTTAGTGTGATTGTTGGACAACACTACTTACATTTACCAAGCTCATTGGACCGAATCTTCCGGAtattatacacacacacacacacacacacacacacatatatatattatcatgGGTATTACAAGGCAAAGTATAGACCGTTAACCTCTCTAcatatttttttcagaatttttttttttaaatctaacgAGTAAAATGCATTCGAATAAATGCAGCTTACGTAAGAGCAGGCAAGGAAAACATAAGTAGACAAATTAAAGTGAAAATGCAAAGGACTCCCCCATACCATTCTTAAACAAAAGATGGTTCCTTAAATATATCAAAACCagttaatgggaaaaaaagCTAGCATGTGGTACGCATTTTGAAGATCTATTTTATAACTCATCTTTTGAAGACACAATGAGTCTTTTTTGAATAagtacaaaatttgaaaaatttcttAGCCATTATACAAATTCCTGAGAAGCTAAGATCAACGATGTACAAGATATGTTGCCATCCATAGAAGATGAAATATTGGAATGAAATATATCGGAATTAGATTGAGAATGAGACGGATATATTTAATtagcaattttcaaaatttcccatGCTCTCTGGCAAATTATCTTAGAGTGCAAGAACTTGTCTTTATGTGTGAGCTCTCCAGCAAATTATCTTCCTTTGCTTTTCACTCCTTACTTCAAAATGATGAGCACTCTAGCGATCTTTGAAGTCTTTAACAATATTTACAAATGAAGTTGCCTCTACGCTAAAGGATTGTAGCTCACTCTATAAGTACACATTACTTTACTCTATGCTCTAAATAactcttttaaaatgattacaCCAGCACTCTCTTAGAGAATACACTCGACTttcacagttttttttttttttttttaattattaaaagtaaGTGTACGAAGTAAGAACGAGTTTTAGTTTTAGAGCGTTTTGATCCCTCGGCCGCCTTCAAGTCTCACTTTGACACGTACATATAGCCCTTGAAGCTTCCTCCATGCGTTAGAGACTTTGAATAGGTAAATAGCTGTTGAAAAGGGTGATTTTAGATCAGCAGGATCACTATGGAAAATGGAATAACGAGTTTCAAAGCGTTATCCCATTTGCATAA
This region of Eucalyptus grandis isolate ANBG69807.140 chromosome 8, ASM1654582v1, whole genome shotgun sequence genomic DNA includes:
- the LOC104457348 gene encoding LOW QUALITY PROTEIN: glutathione S-transferase TCHQD (The sequence of the model RefSeq protein was modified relative to this genomic sequence to represent the inferred CDS: inserted 2 bases in 2 codons) encodes the protein MQLYHHPYSLDSQKVRLALEEKGIDYTSFHMNPITGKNLRPSFFRMNPTAKLPVFQNGSHVIFDTIEIIQYIERNAVVSVNNDSIAFSSDEVIQWMHKIQEWXSKVFTLSHVPEKYRQAVSKFXRRVLIARMAESPDLASSYHRKLKEAYHTEEKLRDPEVVRRSKEHLIRLLDEIEDSLSKTYIAGEEFSMADRLSKTAYIAGEEFSMADVMFIPVLARLALLNLEDEYINSRPNMAKYWSLVQQRPSYKKVIGRYFGGWRKYRTLAKTWCFIWLRNTLKKY